A part of Uloborus diversus isolate 005 chromosome 6, Udiv.v.3.1, whole genome shotgun sequence genomic DNA contains:
- the LOC129225169 gene encoding akirin-2-like, producing MACATLKRSCEWDPLQSPSGRTPKRRRCTPIMAPSPKIFKSSMECSSPFGDVASKLTSEQITVNLREEIKKLQRRKQLKFDGNDSSDSSVETPSTSTSLGTGLMAPSCRDQPLFTFRQVGLICERMIKDRENQIRDEYDKILNAKLAEQYDTFVKFTHDQIQKRYESCVPSYLS from the coding sequence ATGGCTTGTGCTACTCTAAAACGCAGTTGTGAATGGGATCCTCTACAAAGCCCTAGTGGTCGAACACCAAAACGGCGAAGATGTACTCCAATTATGGCTCCTTCACCTAAAATTTTCAAGTCTTCAATGGAATGCTCTTCCCCATTTGGAGATGTTGCCTCTAAATTAACTTCAGAACAGATAACCGTCAACCTTAGAGAAGAAATCAAAAAACTGCAACGACGAAAGCAGCTGAAATTCGACGGAAATGATAGTTCTGATAGCTCCGTCGAAACTCCTTCAACATCAACAAGTTTAGGCACGGGGCTTATGGCACCATCTTGCCGAGACCAGCCGCTGTTCACTTTCCGGCAAGTAGGCCTCATCTGTGAACGCATGATTAAAGATAGAGAAAATCAAATTAGAGATGAGTATGATAAAATTCTCAATGCCAAATTGGCCGAGCAGTACGACACGTTTGTGAAGTTTACCCACGACCAGATACAGAAGCGGTATGAGAGTTGTGTACCAAGTTACCTCTCCTAA